CCGAAGCCCAGGCGCCAGCCGGTCATGGCGTAGGTCTTCGAGTGGCCGTCCAGGATGATCGTGCGCTCGAGCATGCCCGGGCGCGTGGCGATGGACTCGTGCGTCCCCTCGTAGATGATCTTGCTGTAGATCTCGTCGCTCAGCACCCAGAAGTCGTGCTTCACGGCCAGCCGGGCGATGGCGTCGAGGTCCGCGCCCGACAGCACGCCGCCGGTGGGGTTCTGGGGTGAGTTGATGATCAGCAGCTTCGTGCGGTCGCTGACCAGGCGCTCGAGGTCGGCGATGTCGAAGGAGAAGTCCTTCGCCTCGGACAGCTGCAGGGGCACCGACTTGGCGCCCAGGAAGTTGATGACCGATTCGTAGATCGGGAACCCCGGGTTGGGGTAGATGACCTCGTCGCCCTCGTCGACCAGGGCGGTCATCACGAAGTACATGATGGGCTTGCCGCCGGGCGTGATGACGATGTTCTCGGGGCCGACGGCGAGGCCGCGGTCGCGGGCGATGTACTCGGCGAAGACCTTGCGCACCTCGGGCTTGCCGGCGGCCGGACCGTAGTGCGTCTCCCCCCCCTGCAGCGCCGCGACGCCCTTGGCGACGATGTTGGCCGGGGTGTCGAAGTCGGGCTCGCCGATCTCGAGGTGGACGATGTCGCGGCCCTGCGCCTCGAGCGCCTTGGCGCGGGCGAGGACGACGAAGGCCGTCTCGGTACCGAGTCTCTGCATCCGCTTGGCCAGCATGATTTCCCCCTTGCCTCGAGAACCGCCGCGTTGCGCCGCGGCGTGAACACCCGCACGGGGAAATGTTAATCCGTTGACGCGGGGAAGTCAAAACCACCGCCCTCACCAACCTCGCCAGGCCAGGGCGGCGGTCGCCCGGAACTCGTACGCCGCGGCCTCGCCCGACGCCCGGGGGGGGCGCCGGCAGGCGGCGCAGGCCGCCGCGGCGGCGCCGCCACGCCGCCAGTGGACGCCGAGGGTGCGTTCGTCCTGCCAGCGTCCCCAGTGCCGGGGCAGCACGAGGCCCGGCGCCGGCGTCTCGACGCTCAACAGGTCGGCCTCCCCGCC
The genomic region above belongs to bacterium and contains:
- a CDS encoding pyridoxal phosphate-dependent aminotransferase, whose amino-acid sequence is MLAKRMQRLGTETAFVVLARAKALEAQGRDIVHLEIGEPDFDTPANIVAKGVAALQGGETHYGPAAGKPEVRKVFAEYIARDRGLAVGPENIVITPGGKPIMYFVMTALVDEGDEVIYPNPGFPIYESVINFLGAKSVPLQLSEAKDFSFDIADLERLVSDRTKLLIINSPQNPTGGVLSGADLDAIARLAVKHDFWVLSDEIYSKIIYEGTHESIATRPGMLERTIILDGHSKTYAMTGWRLGFGVMPKELADAVAKLQTNCNSCTASFTQIAGAEALTGPQDAAAAMVEEFRARRDLLVAGLNAIPGITCRLPRGAFYVFPNVSQLGRKSSELESLLLDKYGVAALSGTAFGKFGEGYLRFSYANSQPQIRKALERVRAMSADLLG